The DNA segment ACTACTTACACTAGCGAGGCTTATTTCGAAATCGAGAACATCCCTTAATTCTTTTTGAGCTCTAGCTTTATTTGCTCCATATTTTACAGCCGTGTTAACCATAGTATTGAAGTAGTCACTCACGGTCTTGTCTTTGAACCCTTTTATGAAAGCTTCGCGATCAAGAAACATCATTGGTTGGTCGatctaaaaaaggtatttttttgcaattaaaacattaaatttgaatttaaataattatttctcgcTCTCATAGTAACTACGCACATCCAAAACATTTTTCGTACTATCCTTAAAATCTGTGACTATATCGAAGGTAAAGAAGCCATCAATCATCAATCCCTGTGTCACCATGCCAAGACTTGTCTGTATCCAATCAAATGTTGTCTCTTTCCATGAGTCCCCTTCAAGCATAGGCAAGCCACCTAGATTTTTTAATATGCTCAGAAATTCTTGacgactattttttttatttacacctATAAAAACAATGAGCAATTAGTATTTTTATACTCAAAATGTTAATTGTGTAAAATGTAGGATTTTAAAATGAGCTCACTCGATTTGAGGCAAGCCTGGTAGAAGTTTTTCGATAGTGTGATGTGTCTTGGTTCATTGTTTTGAACTGGTCCGTCAATGACACCTCTCAGTTGCTTCTCCATTTTAGGTTGCAGGATACTATATCTGTCGACACTCATATTATCTTTGGAAACGACtgcggtttttaaaaaattaccacaGGCAAATGCATAAAAGTCATTGCACGGTGCTACCTTTGGGTCAATACTCTGCCGGATTGCGTTAgctaaaaagtaagtttttagtTGTAAGATTCAATTCTAGAAAAACAAAATCTAGGATTCGTAACTGTGCAAGAAATAATTGTATTCTCTAGTATATAACAGAATTTGTTCTCATTATATAGAGCGTCAGAAATTTAATGATTATCTAAGTTTATCAAACTCTAAATagctcaaaattttcaaagttcttcaattaatataaaatatttttcatataaatattaatactataaaGACACTCCCTAAAAttgtagttatttaaaaaatatatactatgaagaacaaatctaattatt comes from the Belonocnema kinseyi isolate 2016_QV_RU_SX_M_011 chromosome 6, B_treatae_v1, whole genome shotgun sequence genome and includes:
- the LOC117175381 gene encoding neprilysin-2-like; the encoded protein is MVYTRDNASAATLSTPGRCSIEVVNCDLYDSCLCCCSAAFSELCKKAYTSANAIRQSIDPKVAPCNDFYAFACGNFLKTAVVSKDNMSVDRYSILQPKMEKQLRGVIDGPVQNNEPRHITLSKNFYQACLKSSVNKKNSRQEFLSILKNLGGLPMLEGDSWKETTFDWIQTSLGMVTQGLMIDGFFTFDIVTDFKDSTKNVLDIDQPMMFLDREAFIKGFKDKTVSDYFNTMVNTAVKYGANKARAQKELRDVLDFEISLASITISEAQRSNPAALENLMTLKVLTKTYPYVPWKKYFNTILKSAFVIGDDEIIKVSVPSFFAKLGPLLKKTSKRVLANYLIWKVLEIQMQGSFSKQECLDMTTGFLGLSAGAQYASKYFSSKAKKSAEEIAVNIEQQFSKMLKKSIE